One genomic segment of Novisyntrophococcus fermenticellae includes these proteins:
- a CDS encoding PfkB family carbohydrate kinase: MTIKEIASLAGVSISTVSKIINNKDQNINSETRNRVLKIVKEYNYTPYGMVKDLSNAKTFLLGVLLHTASQTNLMLTGILQSAQEHGYNILLFDSKSSTETELKHITSLIKNRVDGLIWEPVEDSSKQHEHYFLDQNIPLCYIGGSDSFPSYNIDFAQMGYELTQKLLEHKHTKIACLLKEKSRRSQLVAKGFKKCLFDHQLPYTDSMRLYISDPDYMQKLPTYHITGIVSSHYASSLMLFEQMSRMHHYVPSDLSLVSLKDDVREAISYPNISSLKIPYREFGYYVCSDLIKKCEKIQDEEPAYLFHAASDFDSEVSISTPSYLRSKKIVVVGTINIDCTFNVDMLPQSGKTTRILSTATTLGGKGANQAVGVSKLGREVSLIGEVGNDADSSLIYETLEKEHVLTQGIHRDLKSQTGRAYIYLENDGESAITILSGANGNLSPENIQNRQHLFRNAGYCLLSSELSLPVISEAAKTAKKYGAQNILKPAALKTVPEKLMKNIDILVPNRKEASVLCPQFQTIEEQAEYFFQNGAKTIIITLGSKGCYLKTEGIEKYFPAADFVSVDTTGGADAFISALASYLIEGYTLEESVKIATYAAGFCISRQSVVPALVDRGTLETHIRQREPELLRHMNV, translated from the coding sequence ATGACAATAAAAGAAATCGCAAGCCTGGCCGGAGTATCAATTTCAACGGTTTCTAAAATCATTAACAATAAAGATCAGAATATCAATTCGGAGACACGTAACCGGGTGTTAAAGATTGTAAAAGAATATAATTACACTCCATATGGCATGGTAAAAGACCTTTCCAACGCAAAAACCTTTCTGCTCGGAGTGCTTCTTCACACAGCTTCCCAGACAAACCTGATGCTTACCGGTATTCTCCAATCTGCGCAGGAGCACGGATATAATATCCTGCTTTTTGACAGTAAAAGCAGCACAGAAACAGAGTTAAAACACATTACTTCTCTTATAAAGAACAGGGTGGATGGATTGATTTGGGAACCGGTGGAGGACAGCAGCAAGCAGCATGAGCATTATTTTCTGGATCAGAATATCCCCCTCTGTTACATAGGCGGTTCTGATTCCTTTCCTTCTTATAACATTGATTTTGCACAGATGGGCTATGAATTAACGCAAAAGCTTCTGGAACACAAGCACACGAAAATCGCCTGCCTTCTCAAAGAAAAAAGCCGGCGCTCTCAGTTGGTTGCAAAGGGCTTTAAAAAATGCCTTTTCGATCATCAATTACCTTATACGGACAGCATGCGGCTTTATATTTCAGATCCTGACTATATGCAAAAGCTTCCAACGTATCATATAACAGGAATTGTCAGTTCCCACTATGCTTCATCTCTCATGCTTTTTGAACAGATGAGCAGAATGCACCATTATGTTCCTTCGGATTTATCACTGGTAAGTTTAAAGGATGATGTACGGGAAGCAATCTCTTATCCCAATATCTCCAGTCTGAAGATACCCTATCGGGAATTCGGATACTATGTATGTAGTGATTTGATTAAGAAATGTGAAAAAATTCAGGACGAGGAGCCTGCTTATCTCTTTCATGCTGCAAGCGATTTTGACAGCGAGGTCAGTATAAGTACTCCTTCCTACCTCCGCTCAAAAAAGATTGTTGTCGTAGGAACCATTAATATAGACTGTACCTTTAATGTGGACATGCTCCCTCAGTCCGGAAAAACCACACGGATTTTAAGCACCGCTACTACTCTGGGCGGTAAGGGAGCCAATCAGGCAGTAGGAGTCTCCAAGCTCGGACGTGAAGTCTCTTTAATTGGGGAAGTGGGAAATGACGCTGACTCATCATTGATTTATGAGACACTTGAAAAGGAACATGTCCTTACGCAAGGGATTCATCGGGATTTAAAATCACAGACCGGCAGAGCTTATATCTATCTGGAGAATGACGGGGAAAGTGCGATAACCATTCTTTCCGGTGCAAATGGCAATCTGTCTCCTGAAAACATTCAAAACAGGCAGCATCTCTTCCGCAATGCCGGATACTGCCTGCTTTCTTCAGAGCTTAGTCTGCCCGTTATAAGCGAGGCTGCAAAGACCGCAAAAAAATATGGAGCACAAAATATACTGAAACCGGCTGCATTGAAAACAGTTCCGGAAAAATTGATGAAAAACATAGATATTCTGGTACCAAACCGGAAAGAGGCCTCTGTCCTCTGCCCGCAATTTCAAACAATAGAAGAACAGGCAGAATACTTTTTTCAGAATGGTGCCAAAACCATTATTATTACACTTGGTTCTAAAGGCTGTTATCTAAAAACCGAAGGAATTGAAAAATACTTCCCGGCGGCTGATTTCGTCTCCGTAGATACCACCGGAGGAGCCGATGCCTTTATCTCTGCATTAGCCTCCTACCTCATAGAGGGGTATACTTTGGAGGAATCGGTAAAAATCGCAACTTATGCAGCCGGATTTTGTATTTCCAGGCAAAGCGTGGTACCCGCATTGGTTGACCGCGGTACACTTGAAACTCATATCAGACAGCGGGAACCGGAACTTTTGAGACATATGAATGTATGA
- a CDS encoding extracellular solute-binding protein, with translation MAPAIWYNTALLKEAGIEIPESTTESRLTWEQVTDYAKQTLDKVDPDGSKGISGITFAQVSRTYQMNQIPNSLGGKNIGDDGYTAEGVINDKAWIDGATWYQELFNNGISLKGITADDAGDFFRAGKIVFIVDGTWMANSCDKEGMKDYAYAPVPAFEGHESEVGTPTGSWHFGIPKNAKNKELAAEFIKFMSIGEGNSMWLEANGDVPATVAGVETMMKSDKAPEYMKIAAYESANTAVPRAMTPGYTEYDTIIQNTWEDIKNGSDVSDSLKNAVNKIEKVMEKYNK, from the coding sequence ATCGCGCCAGCGATTTGGTACAATACTGCACTTTTAAAAGAGGCTGGAATTGAGATACCAGAAAGTACAACGGAAAGCCGTCTGACATGGGAACAGGTGACAGATTATGCCAAACAGACGCTAGATAAGGTCGATCCGGATGGTTCGAAAGGAATATCAGGAATCACATTTGCTCAGGTTAGCCGTACGTATCAGATGAACCAGATTCCAAACAGTCTGGGGGGGAAGAATATAGGAGATGATGGTTATACAGCTGAGGGTGTGATTAACGATAAGGCATGGATTGATGGTGCAACCTGGTATCAGGAACTTTTTAATAATGGAATTTCGTTAAAAGGGATCACGGCGGATGATGCAGGAGATTTCTTCCGTGCAGGTAAAATCGTCTTTATCGTAGATGGAACCTGGATGGCAAATTCCTGTGATAAGGAAGGAATGAAAGATTATGCATACGCTCCGGTACCCGCTTTTGAGGGACATGAAAGTGAAGTAGGGACCCCTACTGGCAGCTGGCATTTTGGAATACCAAAGAATGCGAAGAATAAAGAGCTTGCAGCTGAATTCATCAAATTTATGTCTATTGGTGAAGGTAATTCAATGTGGCTGGAGGCAAATGGAGATGTCCCTGCTACAGTTGCGGGTGTTGAAACGATGATGAAGAGTGATAAGGCTCCGGAATATATGAAAATTGCAGCATATGAGTCTGCTAACACGGCTGTACCAAGGGCGATGACCCCCGGATATACTGAGTACGACACCATTATTCAGAATACTTGGGAGGATATCAAAAATGGCTCTGATGTTTCGGACTCTCTGAAGAATGCAGTAAACAAGATTGAAAAGGTAATGGAAAAGTATAATAAGTAA
- a CDS encoding carbohydrate ABC transporter permease yields MMTRKTKKTLSHIILYIVLILIAVLTLFPLLWGVSASLRDDSELYTYVMPFSIHTLIPVKWTAKSYVDLFTVYGFLKPVLNTVLVTAISIAFGCVLNSVAAFAFAMFEFRFKKPLFSLVLISFMIPFEAIALPLYRVADKMKMVDTFQGMILPSIASGLVLFLFVQFFKDIPADLLDAARIDGANIGKIYSSILIPLSQPVFITAGLMIFMDQWNSYLWPLLIARSKDIRTIQIALTAFNTEHSTAWSALYAGSMFSALIPLLLFLPLQKYFVQGITSSGVKG; encoded by the coding sequence ATGATGACGAGGAAAACAAAAAAGACACTTTCCCACATTATTCTATATATTGTGCTGATTTTAATTGCAGTACTAACATTATTTCCGCTTCTTTGGGGAGTATCAGCCTCTCTTAGGGATGATTCAGAATTATATACGTATGTCATGCCATTTTCCATACATACTTTGATTCCGGTAAAGTGGACGGCAAAGTCTTATGTGGATTTGTTTACCGTCTATGGGTTTCTAAAACCGGTGCTCAATACAGTGCTTGTTACCGCAATCTCTATTGCGTTTGGATGCGTCCTTAATTCAGTGGCTGCTTTTGCATTTGCAATGTTTGAGTTTAGGTTCAAAAAACCGCTGTTTTCTCTGGTACTCATTTCGTTTATGATACCTTTTGAGGCGATTGCACTTCCACTTTATCGGGTTGCAGATAAAATGAAGATGGTAGATACGTTTCAGGGAATGATTCTGCCCAGTATTGCCAGCGGTCTGGTACTATTCTTATTTGTACAGTTTTTTAAAGATATTCCTGCTGACTTACTGGATGCCGCACGAATAGATGGAGCTAATATCGGAAAAATATATAGCAGCATTTTAATACCATTATCACAGCCGGTTTTTATTACTGCTGGATTGATGATTTTTATGGATCAGTGGAATTCATATCTTTGGCCGCTGCTTATTGCCCGCTCTAAAGATATCAGAACCATTCAAATTGCACTCACTGCGTTTAATACAGAACATAGTACCGCATGGTCGGCGCTTTATGCAGGCTCCATGTTCTCGGCATTGATACCACTGCTTCTGTTTCTTCCACTGCAAAAATATTTTGTTCAGGGAATTACTAGTAGCGGCGTTAAGGGCTGA
- a CDS encoding carbohydrate ABC transporter permease, with amino-acid sequence MLHLSKKMRFLPYVLIAPAFLLICIFKLYPIVETALESLFVDSSFTLDTYKSLFSDSSFWNSLWITLKINIVMIPLQVCLAFIVALLVNSTVKGIGIFRTVFYLPVTISITVGCLVWNIMLNPDSGVVNSFLNLLGIPSQDFFISKSQALWCIVLVATWKGVGYWMMFILAGLKNVDIAIYESAKIDGAGWFTTIWKITIPLIKKVLLFVFVANTTANILLFVPMQVITNGGPQESTNVLMFEAYQSAFQYGDRGRASAIVMVLLLLIVCICLFQAALLNENDKSEKVRVK; translated from the coding sequence ATGCTACATTTATCAAAAAAAATGCGCTTTCTTCCTTATGTGTTGATAGCTCCGGCGTTTCTTCTTATTTGTATTTTTAAATTATATCCGATTGTTGAGACTGCTTTAGAAAGCCTTTTTGTAGATAGTAGTTTTACGCTTGATACATACAAATCGCTTTTTTCAGATTCTTCTTTTTGGAATTCACTTTGGATTACATTGAAAATTAATATTGTTATGATTCCTTTACAGGTATGCCTGGCATTTATCGTTGCACTTTTGGTGAATTCAACTGTAAAAGGAATAGGAATCTTTCGGACTGTTTTCTACCTTCCGGTTACCATTTCGATTACAGTTGGATGTTTGGTTTGGAATATCATGTTGAATCCCGATAGTGGTGTCGTGAATAGCTTTTTGAATCTGTTAGGAATTCCTTCACAAGATTTCTTTATCAGTAAATCTCAGGCTTTATGGTGTATTGTGCTTGTAGCCACATGGAAGGGCGTAGGGTATTGGATGATGTTTATCCTCGCAGGATTGAAAAACGTTGATATTGCTATATATGAATCGGCGAAAATCGATGGTGCAGGATGGTTTACAACAATCTGGAAGATTACAATTCCCTTGATTAAGAAGGTTCTTTTGTTTGTATTTGTGGCCAATACGACAGCAAATATTCTGCTGTTTGTGCCCATGCAGGTGATTACAAATGGTGGACCGCAAGAGAGCACAAATGTCTTAATGTTTGAAGCATATCAGTCAGCGTTTCAATATGGAGACAGAGGCAGAGCATCAGCAATTGTTATGGTACTTCTACTACTAATTGTATGCATTTGTCTTTTTCAAGCTGCTTTGTTGAATGAAAATGATAAATCTGAGAAAGTGAGAGTAAAATGA
- a CDS encoding FecCD family ABC transporter permease: MAGTSERRGKCFLFLAGILFIAVFVASFALGKYPVSPSELLHVLWGKLTGAPKDWADDIELVIFKIRMPRILAGALIGAGLSSAGAAYQGLFRNPMVSPDVLGASAGAGFGAAFSLLLGLNFAMVSVNAFICGLLAVIVAYLISTRVKQNPTLGMVLAGIMISSLFSSGTSYIKLIADPNNTLPLITYWLMGSISSIRVNELIYASIPICLGMLVLYLLRWKMNLVAVGEDEARSMGINTKVMRIIIVAASTLISSACVSISGMIGWVGLVIPHFARLAVGHDYRVMFPMSMLMGASFLMTVDDFARLLATQEIPIGILTAFVGAPFFLYLILNRGDKI; encoded by the coding sequence ATGGCTGGTACATCTGAAAGAAGGGGAAAGTGTTTTTTGTTTTTGGCCGGAATTCTATTTATCGCGGTGTTTGTGGCAAGCTTTGCTCTTGGAAAGTATCCTGTTTCCCCCTCGGAGCTTCTGCACGTTCTGTGGGGTAAGCTTACAGGTGCGCCCAAAGATTGGGCGGACGATATTGAACTTGTAATTTTCAAGATCCGTATGCCCCGTATACTGGCAGGTGCACTGATTGGTGCAGGGCTATCATCAGCAGGAGCTGCTTATCAGGGTTTGTTCCGTAATCCTATGGTATCACCGGATGTTTTGGGCGCTTCTGCCGGTGCAGGTTTTGGGGCCGCATTTTCCCTTTTGCTGGGGCTTAATTTTGCAATGGTATCTGTCAACGCATTTATCTGCGGACTTTTGGCGGTAATCGTTGCCTATCTGATCAGTACCAGAGTAAAACAAAATCCGACGCTTGGTATGGTACTCGCCGGAATCATGATCAGTTCACTGTTCTCCTCCGGTACCTCATACATCAAATTGATTGCGGACCCGAATAATACACTGCCACTTATCACTTACTGGTTGATGGGAAGCATTTCATCCATTCGTGTTAACGAACTTATATATGCCAGTATTCCGATATGCCTTGGTATGCTTGTGCTGTATTTGCTGAGATGGAAAATGAATCTGGTTGCGGTCGGGGAAGATGAAGCGCGTTCCATGGGAATCAATACAAAGGTCATGCGGATTATCATTGTGGCAGCCTCGACGCTGATATCATCGGCATGTGTTTCAATCAGTGGTATGATCGGCTGGGTGGGACTTGTGATTCCCCACTTTGCCAGGCTGGCAGTCGGACATGATTATCGTGTGATGTTCCCGATGTCCATGCTTATGGGAGCGAGTTTTCTGATGACTGTTGATGATTTTGCAAGGCTGCTTGCTACACAGGAAATTCCAATCGGTATTCTGACAGCTTTTGTCGGGGCTCCCTTTTTCCTGTATCTGATATTAAACAGGGGGGATAAGATATGA
- a CDS encoding ABC transporter ATP-binding protein, with the protein MKLTVKDLSFSYKTRKILNCVNFSADTKRCVCLLGENGAGKTTLFRCILGLLKGYEGEILVDGEDCKKKSVKEMARMISYIPQANLPTFNYSVFQTVLMGTNPLMENFHTPGEKERQLVFEKLEMLGISHLAERGYANLSGGERQLVLIARALVQNSDILIMDEPTANLDYGNQFRIMEKVKKLAEQGYLVILSTHNPEHALLFADQVLVLKNNNIVLSGAPIEVLKPEVIKNIYGITVELKNISTENGMVSLFVPCLDL; encoded by the coding sequence ATGAAGCTTACTGTAAAAGATCTCAGTTTCTCATACAAAACCCGGAAGATTTTAAATTGTGTAAATTTTTCAGCCGATACGAAACGGTGTGTCTGTCTTCTTGGAGAAAACGGTGCGGGGAAAACAACCTTATTCCGCTGTATTCTTGGATTGCTTAAGGGCTATGAAGGTGAGATTCTTGTGGATGGGGAGGATTGTAAAAAGAAATCTGTCAAGGAGATGGCTCGTATGATATCCTACATTCCTCAGGCAAACCTCCCCACGTTCAACTACTCCGTATTTCAAACCGTACTGATGGGGACAAATCCTCTGATGGAAAATTTTCATACGCCCGGGGAAAAAGAGAGGCAGCTTGTTTTTGAGAAACTTGAAATGCTTGGCATTTCTCATCTGGCAGAGCGTGGATATGCGAATCTGTCCGGAGGTGAGCGCCAGCTTGTCCTCATTGCACGGGCTCTGGTTCAGAATTCGGATATTCTGATTATGGATGAACCCACCGCAAATCTGGATTATGGAAATCAGTTTCGTATCATGGAGAAGGTGAAGAAACTTGCAGAGCAGGGCTATCTGGTTATCCTTTCAACCCATAATCCGGAGCACGCTCTGCTATTTGCCGACCAGGTTCTGGTTTTAAAAAACAATAACATTGTTCTGAGCGGTGCTCCGATAGAGGTATTAAAGCCGGAAGTGATCAAAAACATTTACGGAATCACGGTGGAACTGAAAAATATCAGCACGGAAAACGGCATGGTATCTCTATTCGTACCGTGCCTGGATCTGTGA
- a CDS encoding tyrosine-type recombinase/integrase produces MDKYFNSYQEMLSLRGLTGHTIKSYCTYIRAYLGYLTEILHKDPMDVSWQELRGYIKWLQNTRSLSDRTINTAISQLQFFTIYILHKPWDTTQLPFRKFDTFIPFVPTMDEVWEFISTMPDLKQKTMVTIMYSSGLRIGEVCHMRYEHIKRKQMRIYIPHSKNRSDRYAILSQKALDLLTEYWYSYGRPTGWLFPKQFDPERPIDTFYLSRHIHAHEDRLGWEHRITCHSFRHAFGTHLYENGTDLLNIKELLGHKSLLSTTIYVHLASNGVGSVTSPFDQMGGSFHE; encoded by the coding sequence ATGGACAAATATTTTAATTCTTATCAAGAGATGCTCTCTCTTCGCGGCCTTACCGGCCACACCATAAAATCTTACTGTACTTACATTCGGGCTTATCTCGGTTACCTTACTGAGATTCTTCACAAAGATCCCATGGATGTTTCTTGGCAGGAGCTTCGTGGATATATCAAATGGCTCCAGAATACCAGATCTCTGAGTGACCGTACTATAAATACTGCCATTTCTCAGCTTCAGTTTTTTACGATTTATATCCTGCACAAACCATGGGATACAACGCAGCTTCCTTTCCGTAAGTTTGATACATTTATCCCGTTTGTGCCTACCATGGATGAAGTATGGGAATTCATATCCACTATGCCTGATCTAAAACAGAAAACCATGGTCACTATCATGTATTCCTCCGGTCTTCGCATTGGCGAAGTTTGTCACATGCGGTATGAACACATAAAACGGAAACAGATGCGCATTTACATTCCCCATTCCAAGAACCGTTCTGACCGATATGCCATTCTTTCACAGAAGGCACTTGATCTCCTTACCGAATACTGGTATTCCTATGGCAGACCCACTGGCTGGCTCTTTCCAAAGCAGTTCGACCCTGAACGCCCGATTGATACCTTTTATCTTTCCCGGCATATCCATGCTCATGAAGACCGCCTTGGCTGGGAACACCGTATTACCTGTCATTCATTTCGCCATGCTTTTGGTACTCATCTTTACGAAAACGGAACCGATCTTCTGAACATTAAAGAACTTCTTGGTCATAAATCTTTACTTTCAACCACCATTTATGTCCATTTGGCTTCCAACGGCGTTGGTTCGGTAACAAGCCCTTTCGACCAGATGGGAGGGAGCTTCCATGAGTAA
- a CDS encoding ABC transporter substrate-binding protein, whose amino-acid sequence MKSRKMAAWLLISVMAGSLLSGCGKNSEGGNSPGKEQETGKSNSGSSSKTEGSSATKNSDKPFAGQEITWTDTGAGDWEENLEPILDKFEEETGAKVNVELYSHSDYLQMLQVKLESGSDDYDVIGIDVPLVASYAVKDWVASMDEYFTDDEKKMFNDSAYEAGSWDGVFYAPAMNSSSQLLWYNLLVKYHILSNQKEQSEIKL is encoded by the coding sequence ATGAAAAGTAGAAAAATGGCAGCATGGTTGTTAATCAGTGTGATGGCAGGAAGCTTGTTAAGTGGATGTGGAAAAAACTCTGAAGGTGGAAACTCTCCGGGTAAAGAGCAGGAAACAGGAAAAAGTAATTCCGGCAGTTCATCTAAAACAGAGGGCAGTAGTGCAACAAAAAATTCAGACAAACCCTTTGCCGGACAGGAAATTACCTGGACGGATACTGGTGCAGGTGACTGGGAAGAGAATTTGGAACCAATTCTAGACAAATTTGAAGAAGAGACTGGGGCAAAGGTTAATGTGGAACTTTATTCGCATTCCGATTATCTGCAGATGTTACAGGTAAAATTGGAATCTGGCTCAGATGATTATGATGTAATAGGGATAGACGTTCCTCTGGTAGCCTCCTACGCTGTAAAAGACTGGGTGGCATCTATGGATGAGTATTTTACTGATGATGAAAAGAAAATGTTCAACGATTCAGCTTATGAAGCAGGAAGCTGGGATGGCGTGTTTTATGCACCGGCGATGAATAGCTCGTCTCAGCTTTTGTGGTACAATCTTTTAGTGAAGTATCATATTTTGAGCAATCAAAAAGAGCAGTCAGAGATTAAACTCTAA
- a CDS encoding IS91 family transposase: MSNYKIKQIWESSYEDYCASHHYQSEVQAQASHAILNCKSGKLGCNISQCSDCGHMEIHHNSCRNRNCPNCQAVLKEIWVDKRRAEVIDSPYFHVVFTLPHELNPLIYCNQELLYGLLHRCSAETLLELSKDKKYLGATPGIIQVLHTWNQELDYHVHMHCIVSGGGLTVDQKLRKSKNKFFIPVKVLRDKFKGKYLALLETYHRSGKLSFSSSCEKLQNSYHWKEWKNHLYEKDWCPYIKETFNGFGNAIEYLGKYTHKIAISNSRILSATPTETTFSARGKRPDEPNREIILQNTEFIRRFLMHVLPSGFQKIRYYGFLNNRMKTQNLKIIFKLQGCQRFKRRYIGLSMTELLKAVWNFDICLCPECGCRSMKQLGRNYAASW, translated from the coding sequence ATGAGTAATTACAAAATCAAGCAGATATGGGAATCCTCTTATGAGGATTATTGTGCTTCACACCATTACCAGTCGGAAGTCCAGGCACAGGCTTCCCATGCCATTTTAAACTGTAAATCCGGAAAACTTGGGTGTAACATCAGTCAGTGTTCGGACTGCGGACATATGGAAATCCACCATAACTCCTGCCGGAACCGTAACTGCCCCAATTGTCAGGCCGTGCTTAAGGAAATCTGGGTCGATAAACGCAGGGCAGAAGTCATTGATTCTCCCTACTTCCACGTAGTTTTTACCCTTCCTCATGAACTAAATCCTCTTATTTATTGCAATCAGGAACTTCTGTATGGCCTTTTGCACAGATGCTCCGCCGAAACACTTCTGGAATTATCCAAGGATAAGAAGTATCTCGGCGCAACACCCGGTATCATTCAGGTTCTTCACACTTGGAACCAAGAACTGGATTATCATGTGCATATGCACTGTATTGTTTCCGGTGGCGGACTGACCGTAGACCAGAAGCTTAGAAAATCCAAGAACAAGTTTTTTATTCCGGTAAAGGTATTGCGTGATAAATTCAAAGGAAAATATCTCGCACTTCTAGAAACATACCATAGGAGCGGGAAACTTTCTTTTTCTTCTTCCTGTGAGAAACTTCAGAATTCTTACCACTGGAAGGAATGGAAGAATCATCTTTATGAAAAAGACTGGTGTCCCTATATTAAGGAGACCTTTAACGGTTTTGGCAATGCGATTGAATACCTGGGAAAATACACACATAAGATTGCCATATCAAACAGCAGAATCCTATCCGCCACACCGACAGAAACAACCTTTTCTGCAAGGGGGAAAAGGCCAGATGAACCCAATCGTGAAATCATTCTGCAAAACACGGAATTCATTCGCCGCTTTTTGATGCATGTGCTGCCATCTGGATTTCAGAAAATCCGCTATTATGGGTTTCTGAATAATCGAATGAAAACCCAAAATCTGAAAATCATCTTTAAGCTCCAGGGATGTCAGAGATTTAAGCGACGATATATTGGGTTATCCATGACCGAATTATTAAAAGCTGTCTGGAACTTTGATATTTGCCTCTGCCCTGAATGTGGATGCAGATCCATGAAACAGCTTGGAAGGAATTATGCCGCTTCTTGGTAA
- a CDS encoding nucleoside hydrolase yields the protein MWEKYHLDTGDLLKRLERPKGEVDVVIDTDTYNEIDDQFALAYLLKSHEKLRLQAIYAAPFFNHHSESPEDGMEKSFKEIHKVLGLLKKEEYKKVVFKGSRTYLENEKEAVESSAARNLVKLALKRDDNDPLYIIAIGAITNIASAILMEPSIIRKIVVIWLGGNALDWHDNQEFNACQDVAAARVIFACGVPLVLLPCMGVVSSFTTTGPELNFWLKGKNELCDYLVENTVQEAILVGQGNCWSRAIWDVTAVAWLIDESFMEERLEHSPIPEYDDKWGIDKTRHFIKYVYAIHRDALYMDLFEKLSK from the coding sequence ATGTGGGAAAAGTATCATCTGGATACAGGTGATTTGTTAAAGCGGTTAGAAAGACCGAAGGGTGAGGTTGACGTTGTAATTGATACAGATACATACAATGAGATCGACGATCAGTTTGCACTAGCCTATTTGCTTAAGTCACACGAGAAATTAAGATTACAGGCAATCTATGCGGCACCCTTTTTTAATCATCATTCAGAAAGTCCGGAAGATGGCATGGAAAAAAGCTTTAAAGAGATTCATAAGGTATTAGGCCTGTTGAAGAAAGAAGAATATAAGAAAGTGGTCTTCAAAGGTTCCAGAACATATTTAGAAAATGAGAAGGAAGCAGTGGAATCATCGGCTGCCAGGAATTTGGTGAAGTTAGCGTTAAAACGTGATGACAACGATCCACTGTATATAATTGCAATTGGTGCAATTACAAATATAGCATCTGCTATTTTGATGGAGCCTTCAATTATTAGGAAAATCGTTGTAATTTGGCTTGGGGGAAATGCATTGGACTGGCATGACAATCAAGAATTCAATGCTTGCCAGGATGTGGCAGCTGCAAGAGTAATCTTTGCATGTGGAGTTCCACTGGTTCTTCTTCCTTGTATGGGAGTTGTATCTTCGTTTACTACTACAGGTCCTGAATTGAACTTTTGGCTAAAAGGTAAAAATGAGCTTTGCGATTATCTGGTTGAGAATACCGTTCAGGAAGCCATTTTGGTTGGTCAGGGAAATTGCTGGAGTCGGGCGATCTGGGATGTCACCGCTGTTGCATGGCTAATAGATGAATCATTTATGGAAGAACGTCTTGAGCATAGTCCGATTCCGGAATATGATGACAAATGGGGCATTGATAAGACGCGTCATTTTATAAAATATGTATATGCAATTCATAGAGATGCATTATATATGGATCTTTTTGAAAAATTATCGAAATGA